The Pirellulales bacterium DNA segment AAGTGCTGATCCGGTGGACTTCGCTGCGGAGACTTCATTCCTGAGCGACTTTAGCCCTTGTCGGTGGCGGGTTTCGTTTTGGGGGGGCCGAAAGTCTTAAAGTCATCCCCAGTCTTGGAAATATGTCAGCAATGACATAGAATGCCGTGATGGTGACCGTGGATAAGCCGCTGGTTTGGCTGCACGGCGAGGTGAAAACGCCTCCATATTTCCGCTACCGCGCGACGCGAAGCCGGATTCTTGTTGCGACAGTTGCAACTCGGAGGGTCGCTGTCGTTGCCGCATTCGCGGCCGATGCCGTCGATTGGCTTAGCCGTTCATGAACTTCGTATCAAGGATGCCGGCCACGAATGGAGGGTGATTTATCGTATTGATGCCGATGCGATCGTCATTGCCGAGGTTTTCGCAAAGCGCTCGCGTACGACTCCGCAGATGGTTATCGAGCGTTGCCAAAAGAGATACCAGCAGTACGATTCCTTTGCAAAGTGAGCGACTTAGATGGATGCCAAGAAGCGACATCGCCTTGAACAGGCGGGATGGAAAGTGGGAACGGTGCAGGAGTTCCTGCAGTTGTCGGATGCCGATGCCGCGTACATCGACATCAAAGCAAAGCTGGCTGCCTCGCTTGCTGCGCGGCGATCGGCTAAACGGTACACTCAGGAGCAGGTAGCCAAACTGCTCGGTTCGAGCCAATCTCGCGTGGCCAAAATGGAAATCGCCGACGGCTCGGTATCACTCGACCTGCTTGTCAGGTCGTTGCTGGCGTTAGGCGCGAAGCCGAGCGAAATCGCGCAAGCGATTCGTCAACCACGGCGCGCGCTTGCAGGAGAAGACAAGGATCTGTAGGTGTTGTGCCCGTGGGCAAGGGCTAAAGCCACGGTCGAAAAGCCCGGCTAAAGCCGGCTCAAAAATTCTCGAATGTGGGCGTCAACCACCAGCTAAAGCTCGTGGCAAACAAGTAACAGAATCCAAAATCCAAAATCGCGATGTCTCTCGATCCTGAAGCCCGAATCCTCGCCCAGGCCGCGGTCGGCGCTGCGCCAATGCACCTGCAAACGCCGGCTGAGGCTCGGGCGGCGATGCTGGCACAAACGGCCGGCCTCGGAACGCCGGAGCAGGTCGCAAGGATCGAAGACCTTTCGGTGCCCGGCAAACATGGCGGCATTCCCGTTCGCGTCTACACTCCGGAAGGACAGGGGCCGTTCACGGGCCTGGTCTACTTTCATGGCGGCGGCTGGGTGATCGGCAGCATCGACACGCACGACGCCCTTTGCCGCTCGATCGCCAACGCGGCCGGCTGCGTCGTCGTCTCCGTCGAGTATCGCCTCGCTCCCGAGCACCCCTATCCGGCGGCCAGCGAAGACGCCTACTCGGCCACCTGCTGGGTGGCCGAGCATGCGGGGCGGCTGGGCATCGATCCCCTGCGTCTGGCGGTCGGAGGCGACAGTGCCGGCGGCAACCTGGCCGCGGTCGTCAGCCTGATGGCACGCGACCGGTCGGGTCCGCGGCTGGCGTTGCAACTGCTCCTGTATCCGATCACCGATTACGACCTCGACACCGCTTCTTATCTGCGCTACGCCGACGGCTATTTATTGACGCGCGACGCCATGGCCTGGTTCTGGCGGCAGTATTTGCCCGACGGCGTTTCGCCCGACGGTCCTTATATTTCGCCGCTGCGCGTCGCCGATCTCTCCGGCCTGCCGCCGGCCTTGGTGATCACGGCGGAGTGCGATCCGCTGTGCGACGAGGGGCTGGCCTACGCAGAGCGGCTGAAGGCGGCCGGCGTCGAAGTCGCCGCGACTTGTTATCGCGGCATGATCCACGGCTTTATCCGCCGCCACCGCCTGCTCCGCCAAGGCCGCAAGGGGCTGGAGGAATTGGCGTCGTGTTTACGCTTGCTATGCCCGTGACCGCAGCCACCACCAAAGGCAGCTTGCCCATTTGTCGCTCTCCGTAGAATAGGAATAGACGCTTCAATCGTGTCGTTCCGCCTCTTTTGACTTGGCTGCCGGATTGCGAAGATCGCCGGCTTCGTCAGGACTGGATCGACCGCTTCGGCCGCTATGAATGGGAAAACTTTCTAAAGAACAGCCCCGGTCTGAATCGAAACTACCTTTCGGAAGGCTTAGAGCGCGACGGACACGCCGCACCGGATTGTCCGCCGCCGCCGCGAGCCGCAGGGGGGAACCTGCCCGCAAGGCCAGGCCTTGAACGTGCTCGGCTGCCGACCTTTCTTCGGCCGCACGAGCAGGTTGGCCGGCACTCTCTCCTGCCTCGGCTTTGCGAGGCGTGTTATCGGGACGTGAGCGAATCTCCGGAGCGGTCTGGTTAGCCGACGACTTCTCCATATTACGGATTTTCACTGACTTCCGAGCGCCCTTTTGCCGATGAGCCTAGTAGGGCCGGATCAGAGGGATCTGACCATCGCCATGAAAAAAGAGAACGTATCAACCCCGACCCAGGTGTTTGCGGTGGCTGGTTGCTCACCCACAGCCGGCAAGAAGGAGCGCGCGACAGCCGCTGCTGCCGCAGACAAAAGGGGTAAGAGCTCGCCTCGCGGCCGCGTGCCGACGGCGAGTCATTCCAAACCAACGCGATAGTAAAATCGGAGAGCCTGCGATGAAGGTTTTCACAACTGGACAGGTCGCCAAGATCTGTAAGGTGGCCCCGCGCACCGTCAGCAAATGGTTCGATTCCGGCCGGCTGAAGGGTTACCGCATACCGGGATCCCAGGACCGTCGCATCCCCCGCGAATACCTGATTCGGTTCCTCAAGGAACATGGTATGCCGCTGGGCGATCTGGAAGACGAAGCGATGGCCAAAGTGCTCGTGGTCGGTCAAGACCAGGTGCTGCTGGAGAATCTGAAGCGAGAATTGCCGCTGGACAGATCGTTCAAGCTGGCGGTGGCCGCCAGCGGGTTCGAGGCGGGCATTCAAGCCGAAAGCTTCCACCCCGACTGCATCATTGTCGATTTCTCGATCGGCCGCATCGAAGCCTTGCAGATTTGCCAGAATCTGCGGCGCAACAGCGAATACTCGGACACGATCCTGATTGCCTTGTTGCCCGACGACGGCAACTCCAACAGCTTCGATCGTTCGACGATCAACGAGACGTTCAAGAAGCCGTTCGACGTGGCCTTGCTGGCCGAGCGGTTGCGGACGCTGATTGGCGCCCGCAAAGAACTGGTCCGCTAAGGGCCTCCGGCGTCTTGGCCTGGGCAACGACGCACGACTATCGCCGCCTGTAAAAAACCAACCCGTCGCGGATGACCCCCGCGACGGTTTTTTTTTGCGCCGGCATGGGCGTCGTGGGCGGCCGTAGGGTGGGACCAGCGAGCTTGCGAGCGCCGGCCCACCGTGAACGGCGTCGCTATCGGTGGGCCGGCTCTGGGCGTCCACTGCGGCCTGCATTATGATGGACTGCGGTGTTGAAAACTACCGAGCAGGCCTGAAACGCATGTCCGCCACATCCGATCTCACGAGCGATTTTTCTCCGCGAGCGTGGAAAAACTTCCTGGTGAACATTTTGCCGCCGCAGGGCGCGTGGACCGAGGAACAATACCTGGCGTTCACCGACCATACAAACCGACTGATCGAATTCACTGATGGCCGTTTGGAACCACTCCCCATGCCCACCGACCGCCATCAGTGTATTTTGGCCTATTTGTTCAAGGCTTTCGACAAGTTTATCGAGCCTCGTGCCGGCAAGGTTCACTTTTCTGGATTGCGGTTGCGGATCCGGGTGGAGAAGTTTCGCGAGCCGGACCTGTTGCTGCTCCTGTCGGCGAAAGACCCGCGCCGCCAGAACCGTTTTTGGACCGGCGCCGACTTGGCGTTGGAAGTCGTCAGTCGCGACAAGCCCAGCCGCGACCTGATCGATAAACGGGGCGATTACGCCGAAGGCGGCGTGCCGGAATATTGGATCGTGAACCCGGAGGACGAAAGCATCCTCGTGCTCCGGATCGAGGGCGGGATGTATGCCGAGGCGGGCACGTTTAAGCGTGGCGAATCGGCGGCGTCGGTGTTGCTGTCGGGGTTCGCGGTGGATGTGGACGCCGTGTTTGACGCGGATTGAATAATGAACGCTGAGTTGGTGTCCAACGGAGGTAAGGTGGGGCAAGCGAGCTTGCGAGCGCTGGCCCACCTTACGCCTTTGCGTGAGAATCATTCGGGCCGGCATCCTGTTGCATTATGGTGGCGACCGGCTTACGCTCACGTAGAAAGTCCAGCCCCGAAACCGTCGCTCTCCTCGTTGATGTCTCTTTTTCTTTGTCTTGCTATCGTTGTCGTCGCTCAGATCCATGCCAGCGACCCTCCCGCGCGTGTCGAAGAGCGGCGTGAAGCTGACCCAATCAAGAGCCCCCTCGAACCAGCCGAAAGCCTTTCTCACTTCCGGCTGGCGCCCGGCGTCAAGATCGCGCTGGTCGCGGCGGAGCCGGAAGTGGTCGACCCGGTGGCCATTCGCTTCGATGAAGCGGGCCGCTTGTGGGTCGTCGAGATGCGCGACTATCCCAATGGCCCCGCCGCCGGCCAAAAGCCGCTCTCGCGCATCAAACTGTTGGAAGACGCCGACGGCGATGGACGCTACGAGACGGCCCATCTCTTTGCCGATCAACTCCTCTTCGCCACCGGCGTGCAGCCCTGGCACGGCGGCGTGATCGTCACCTTCTCCGGCCGGATCGAGTGGATGAAGGACACCGACGGCGACGGCAAGGCCGACCTGCGCGAGACCTGGTTCACCGGCTTCGCCGAAGAAAACCCGCAGCTCCGCGCCAATCACCCTCGCTTCTCGCTCGACAACTTCGTGTATGTGGCCAACGGCCTTCGCGGAGGCGTGGTGACCAGCAACTGGTCCCGTGCCGGCAATGTGGGCGCTCACCGACAACGCGAACTGCCCATCAGCGGCCGCGATTTCCGCTTTGAACCGTTGCGCGGCGAAGCCAGCGCCGTGTCGGGCAACGGACAGTTCGGCATGACCTTCGACGACTACGGCAACCGCTTTATCTGCAGCAACCGCAACCCGCTGATGCACGTCGTGCTGGAAGAGCGTTACCTGGCCCGCAACCCGCTGCTGGCGGTGCCGGCCGTCGTGAGCGACGTGGCCGCGTCGGGCGACAACTCGCACGTCTATCCGCTCAGCCAGGCCTGGACCACCTCGATCTTGCACGCCGGTCAATTCACGGCGGCCTGCGGAGCCGAAGTCTATCGCGGCGACGCCCTCGGCGAGCATTTTCACGGTTGCGGCTTCACCTGCGAGCCGACCGGCAATTTGGTGCATTGCGAAACGATCGAACCCGCCGGCGCCACCTTCGTCGGGCATCCCGAACGCGAGGGCGTGGAATTCCTCGCCTCGCCCGACACCTGGTTTCGCCCGGTGAATCTGGAAACCGGCCCGGACGGCGCCTTGTACGTGGTCGACATGTATCGGGCGGTGATCGAACATCCGCAGTTCGTGCCCGACGAATTGAAAGACCGGCCCGACCTGCGATACGGGGACGACCGCGGTCGCATCTATCGGCTGGTGGCGGAGGGCAAGCGGTCGCCGACGGCGCCGCCAAACCTGGCGCACGCCGGCCCTGACAAAGTGGCGCCGCTCTTGGCCCACGAAAATCCCTGGTATCGCAGCACGGCCGCGCGGCTGCTGTATGTCCATCAGTGGCGGCAGGCGAAGCCGGTGGTCGAACGCATTCTGAGCGAGGCCAAACAGCCGGCTGCCCGCGTGCAGGCCCTTTGGACGCTGCAAGGCTGGCGCGATCTCTCGCCGGAGCTGCTCGAACGGGCGCTCGGCGATCCGCACCCGCGCGTGCGCGAGGCGGCCGTGCTGCTGGCCGAGCCGCTGCTGGCCGATCGTGCCGAGCTGCGCAAGCGTGTCATGGCGCTGTCGGGCGATCGCGACGCGCGGCTGCGGTTTCAGGTGGCGCTCAGTCTGGGCGCGGCGCCGGGCGAAGAGGTGTTGCAGCCGTTGGCAAACATCGCCCTGGCCGGAGCCGATGACGTTTGGACGCGGCGGGCGGTGCTGACCGCGGTGCTCGATCTGCCTCACCAATTCCTGGCCAGGCTGCTGGATCAACTTCCCGGCGTGGGCGATTCGGCGGGTCATGCGCAGGCGGGACGCGCGCTCCACGGACAGGGAATCATGGAACTGCTGGCCGAAACGGCCCGGTTGGTTGGGGCACGTCGTCAAACCGAGGAAGTGGCAGGTGTACTAAACAAGCTGGCCTCGGTCATTCAGTTATCGCACAAGCTGGCGATCGTGACGGGCATGGCGCGCGGCATGCAAAGCCGCGGGCTGAGCTGGGCGACGATGGTTGCCCGGTTCGATAAAGACGCGGCGGCACGCAGAGCGGCCGACGCGATTCTTCGGCAGGCCGCCGAATTGGCGCAGGACTCCGACGCCGAGCTCGCGCAGCGCGAGCAGGCGTGTGCCTTGCTTCAGTTCGGCAGCGATGAGCTGGCCGTGCCCGTGCTGGCGGAAATCATCGACCGCGAGACGAACCAGTCCTTCAAGCAGCAGGCTGTCGCTTCGCTGGCCGCGCATGCCAGCCCACGGGCGACCGACCTGCTCATCGCGCAACTCAATCAGCAGACGCCAGCCATTCGTCGGGCGATGCTCAACGCGCTCTTGGCCCGGCCCGACCGTGTCGGCCGTTTGCTCGACGAGATTGCCGCTGGCCGGCTGAAAGCCTCGGAGCTCGATCCCTTGCAAGCCAACCGCTTGCGGCAGCACGCCGACGCGCAGTTGCGCGCCCGTGCCGTCGAGTTGCTGGCGGCGGCCGAGCCGGCCGAGCGGGCGGAAGTGATGAAGCGGTATCGAGCGGCGCTCGACCTGAAGGCCGACCCGCGGCACGGCCGCGAGGTGTTCCAGAAAAACTGCACCACCTGCCATCGCATCGGCCCGCTGGGCATCGACGTGGCGCCGAGCATTGCCGACTCGCGCACGAAGTCCCAGGAGCAGCTCTTGCTCGACATCCTGGAGCCGAACCGGGCGATCGACAACAACTACGTCAGCTACTCGCTGACCACGGCCGACGGCCAATCGCTGGTGGGCGTGATTTCGGCCGAGACGGCTTCGTCGATCACCTTGAAGCAGCCCGAAGGCAAGGTGCTCACGCTGGCCCGCGGCGACATCGACGAGATTCATTCCAACGGCATTTCGCTGATGCCGGTAGGGTTGGAAAAGAACATCTCGCTGGAGGACATGGCCGACCTGATTTCGTTCATCAAGAACTGGCGCTA contains these protein-coding regions:
- a CDS encoding type II toxin-antitoxin system RelE/ParE family toxin, which encodes MSATARREAGFLLRQLQLGGSLSLPHSRPMPSIGLAVHELRIKDAGHEWRVIYRIDADAIVIAEVFAKRSRTTPQMVIERCQKRYQQYDSFAK
- a CDS encoding helix-turn-helix transcriptional regulator, which produces MDAKKRHRLEQAGWKVGTVQEFLQLSDADAAYIDIKAKLAASLAARRSAKRYTQEQVAKLLGSSQSRVAKMEIADGSVSLDLLVRSLLALGAKPSEIAQAIRQPRRALAGEDKDL
- a CDS encoding alpha/beta hydrolase gives rise to the protein MSLDPEARILAQAAVGAAPMHLQTPAEARAAMLAQTAGLGTPEQVARIEDLSVPGKHGGIPVRVYTPEGQGPFTGLVYFHGGGWVIGSIDTHDALCRSIANAAGCVVVSVEYRLAPEHPYPAASEDAYSATCWVAEHAGRLGIDPLRLAVGGDSAGGNLAAVVSLMARDRSGPRLALQLLLYPITDYDLDTASYLRYADGYLLTRDAMAWFWRQYLPDGVSPDGPYISPLRVADLSGLPPALVITAECDPLCDEGLAYAERLKAAGVEVAATCYRGMIHGFIRRHRLLRQGRKGLEELASCLRLLCP
- a CDS encoding helix-turn-helix domain-containing protein: MKVFTTGQVAKICKVAPRTVSKWFDSGRLKGYRIPGSQDRRIPREYLIRFLKEHGMPLGDLEDEAMAKVLVVGQDQVLLENLKRELPLDRSFKLAVAASGFEAGIQAESFHPDCIIVDFSIGRIEALQICQNLRRNSEYSDTILIALLPDDGNSNSFDRSTINETFKKPFDVALLAERLRTLIGARKELVR
- a CDS encoding Uma2 family endonuclease, whose product is MGRLWASTAACIMMDCGVENYRAGLKRMSATSDLTSDFSPRAWKNFLVNILPPQGAWTEEQYLAFTDHTNRLIEFTDGRLEPLPMPTDRHQCILAYLFKAFDKFIEPRAGKVHFSGLRLRIRVEKFREPDLLLLLSAKDPRRQNRFWTGADLALEVVSRDKPSRDLIDKRGDYAEGGVPEYWIVNPEDESILVLRIEGGMYAEAGTFKRGESAASVLLSGFAVDVDAVFDAD
- a CDS encoding PVC-type heme-binding CxxCH protein, whose protein sequence is MSLFLCLAIVVVAQIHASDPPARVEERREADPIKSPLEPAESLSHFRLAPGVKIALVAAEPEVVDPVAIRFDEAGRLWVVEMRDYPNGPAAGQKPLSRIKLLEDADGDGRYETAHLFADQLLFATGVQPWHGGVIVTFSGRIEWMKDTDGDGKADLRETWFTGFAEENPQLRANHPRFSLDNFVYVANGLRGGVVTSNWSRAGNVGAHRQRELPISGRDFRFEPLRGEASAVSGNGQFGMTFDDYGNRFICSNRNPLMHVVLEERYLARNPLLAVPAVVSDVAASGDNSHVYPLSQAWTTSILHAGQFTAACGAEVYRGDALGEHFHGCGFTCEPTGNLVHCETIEPAGATFVGHPEREGVEFLASPDTWFRPVNLETGPDGALYVVDMYRAVIEHPQFVPDELKDRPDLRYGDDRGRIYRLVAEGKRSPTAPPNLAHAGPDKVAPLLAHENPWYRSTAARLLYVHQWRQAKPVVERILSEAKQPAARVQALWTLQGWRDLSPELLERALGDPHPRVREAAVLLAEPLLADRAELRKRVMALSGDRDARLRFQVALSLGAAPGEEVLQPLANIALAGADDVWTRRAVLTAVLDLPHQFLARLLDQLPGVGDSAGHAQAGRALHGQGIMELLAETARLVGARRQTEEVAGVLNKLASVIQLSHKLAIVTGMARGMQSRGLSWATMVARFDKDAAARRAADAILRQAAELAQDSDAELAQREQACALLQFGSDELAVPVLAEIIDRETNQSFKQQAVASLAAHASPRATDLLIAQLNQQTPAIRRAMLNALLARPDRVGRLLDEIAAGRLKASELDPLQANRLRQHADAQLRARAVELLAAAEPAERAEVMKRYRAALDLKADPRHGREVFQKNCTTCHRIGPLGIDVAPSIADSRTKSQEQLLLDILEPNRAIDNNYVSYSLTTADGQSLVGVISAETASSITLKQPEGKVLTLARGDIDEIHSNGISLMPVGLEKNISLEDMADLISFIKNWRYLEADLPARAGK